The following are encoded together in the Thunnus thynnus chromosome 15, fThuThy2.1, whole genome shotgun sequence genome:
- the LOC137198308 gene encoding glyceraldehyde-3-phosphate dehydrogenase-like, translated as MVKIGINGFGRIGRLVTRAAASGGKVEVVAINDPFIDLDYMVYMFKYDSTHGVWKHGEVKAEGDKLVIGNMHIMVFHERDPANIKWSDAGVDYVVESTGVFTTIEKASAHLKGGAKRVVISAPSADAPMFVMGVNHEKYDNTMKVVSNASCTTNCLAPLAKVINDNFGIVEGLMSTVHAITATQKTVDGPSGKLWRDGRGASQNIIPASTGAAKAVGKVVPELNGKLTGMAFRVPTPNVSVVDLTVRLEKPAKYDDIKKVVKAASEGPMKGILGYTEDQVVSTDFNSDAHSSIFDAGAGIALNEHFVKLVSWYDNEFGYSNRVCDLVQHMFTKE; from the exons ATTCGGACGTATCGGCCGTCTGGTGACCCGTGCCGCCGCCTCAGGAGGCAAGGTCGAGGTCGTGGCCATCAACGATCCCTTCATTGACCTGGACTACATG GTCTACATGTTCAAGTATGACTCCACTCACGGCGTGTGGAAGCACGGAGAGGTGAAGGCCGAGGGCGACAAGCTGGTCATCGGCAACATGCACATCATGGTCTTCCACGA GAGAGACCCCGCCAACATCAAATGGAGCGATGCTGGCGTCGACTACGTTGTGGAGTCCACCGGTGTGTTCACCACCATCGAGAAAGCCTCT GCTCACCTGAAGGGCGGCGCTAAGAGGGTGGTGATCTCTGCCCCCAGCGCTGACGCTCCCATGTTCGTTATGGGTGTCAACCACGAGAAGTACGACAACACCATGAAGGTTGTCAG CAACGCTTCCTGCACAACCAACTGCCTGGCTCCCCTCGCCAAGGTCATCAACGACAACTTTGGCATCGTTGAGGGTCTCATG AGCACCGTCCACGCCATCACCGCCACACAGAAGACCGTTGATGGTCCCTCCGGTAAGCTGTGGAGGGACGGACGCGGTGCCTCCCAGAACATCATCCCCGCCTCCACCGGAGCCGCCAAGGCCGTGGGCAAGGTCGTCCCCGAGCTGAACGG caAACTGACCGGTATGGCTTTCCGTGTTCCCACCCCCAACGTGTCTGTTGTTGACCTGACTGTCCGTCTGGAGAAGCCC GCCAAGTACGACGACATCAAGAAGGTTGTGAAGGCCGCCTCTGAGGGACCCATGAAGGGAATTCTGGGATACACAGAGGACCAg GTTGTGTCCACAGACTTCAACAGCGACGCTCACTCCTCCATCTTTGACGCCGGCGCCGGCATCGCACTCAACGAGCACTTCGTCAAGCTGGTCTCATG GTACGACAATGAGTTCGGTTACAGCAACCGTGTGTGCGACCTGGTCCAGCACATGTTCACCAAGGAGTAA